CCTTCTTTATACCTCGGTTTATAACCGAGATTTGGGTTCTCAATCCTTCCAGTATTCCACTGTCCTTCTACAGAATCTATGAAATAATAGCCTGCGTTTACTGTTTGATCGTATCTTATGTCATCAAAAGTAAAAAATTCCAGTTCCGGGCCAAAGTAAGCTATATCTCCAATACCTGTTGCTTTAAGATAATTCTCTGCCTTTCTAGCGATATTTCTTGGATCCCTTGAATAATATTCTTTTGTTATCGGGTCCTGAATGTTGCATATAAGACTTACCGTCGGCTCTGCTATAAATGGATCTATGACTACCGTTGCAGCATCAGGGACAACAAGCATATCACTTGCGTGTATCGGCTGCCATCCCCGAATACTACTGCCATCAAAACCAAGACCTTCTTCAAACACGTCTTCCGTAAGTTCATGCACAGGAACCGTAAAGTGTTGCCATGTACCTACAAAATCAAGGAATTTAAGATCTGCATACCTTATTCCTTTTTCTACAATCAGTTTTAAAACCTCTTTTGCACCCATACTTTCCTCCTTTAATTTTTTCTCCTGTATACTATAACAATTATTTAGATGTCCATATTAATGTAAGCAGATTATATGCCAAATACCGCCTCACTTTACTACATATACCCTAACCCTGCATAGCATTACATTTTTGTAGTATTTCTATATACAATATTGTATTAATATTACAAAAATGTATATATCTAACCATACCGAATCTGAAGTGAACCGCTCTATTCATCATTTACCACAGCAGACACTTCTACAGATATTCCGTATTTTTTGATTTTATAACCAAGCTGCCTCTGAGTTATGCCAAGCATTCTTGATGCCCTTGCCTTTATGCCGTTGGATTCCTTTAATGCCTCTATTATTTTATTCTTCTCGATATTCTTTACCATACTGCCGAGCATGTATGATTCCTGATTTTTGTATACCGCGCGGCTCTGCGCAGGAACCTGAATATTATGAGGTGCAATAGGGATGGGGAGGTCTTTCAGCCCGATCACCGCACCTTTTGCCATTATGACTGCTCGCTCCATGATATTCTCAAATTCTCTCACATTCCCCGGCCAGCCGTATTCAATAAGAAACTGCATTGCTTCTTCCGACAGTTTACAGTGTTTACCATGTTCTTCATTAGCCTGCCTGAGGAAATGCTCTGCAAGTAATGGGATATCTTCTTTGCGATCCCTTAATGCAGGCATAAATATAGGGACAACATTCAGTCTGTAGTACAGGTCTTCTCTAAATTTCTTCTCAATTATTGCATTTTCAAGGTCTTTATTTGTAGCAGCTATAATCCTTACATCAATATCTATTGTCTTTGTCCCGCCAAGCCTTTCAAACTGTCTTTCCTGTAGAACTCTTAAAAGTTTTGCCTGAGTGGATGGTGTCAATTCTCCGATTTCATCAAGGAATATGGTTCCCTCGTTAGCAAATTCAAATCTTCCTTTTTTCAGCT
This portion of the Deltaproteobacteria bacterium genome encodes:
- a CDS encoding sigma 54-interacting transcriptional regulator; translation: LKKGRFEFANEGTIFLDEIGELTPSTQAKLLRVLQERQFERLGGTKTIDIDVRIIAATNKDLENAIIEKKFREDLYYRLNVVPIFMPALRDRKEDIPLLAEHFLRQANEEHGKHCKLSEEAMQFLIEYGWPGNVREFENIMERAVIMAKGAVIGLKDLPIPIAPHNIQVPAQSRAVYKNQESYMLGSMVKNIEKNKIIEALKESNGIKARASRMLGITQRQLGYKIKKYGISVEVSAVVNDE